AAGAGATACCGACCGGCACTCCTTCTTCTTTCGCCACGCGACGCGCCATCTCAAAAGCCGTTTCATTGCCGATAGTAACCACATCATCAATGAGTGCGCTATCCAGATTACCGGGCACAAAACCGGCACCAATCCCTTGAATTTTGTGTGCGCCCGGCGCGCCGCCCGAAAGGACCGGACTGTCCTCTGGCTCAACCGCGATCATTTTGAATGACGGTTTCTTCTCTTTGAGCGTCGCCCCAACACCGGTAAACGTGCCGCCGGTCCCGACACCTGAAATCACAACGTCAACCGCGCCATCTGTATCATTCCAGATTTCTTCAGCCGTGGTGCGCTGATGAATGGCTGGGTTTGCCGGGTTATCAAACTGCTGAGGCATGACCGAATTGGGATACTCGTTGAGCAGTTCTTCAGCGCGGGCAAGGGCCCCCTTCATGCCTTTGTCGGCAGGCGTAAGTTCCAGCTCTGCGCCTAAGAGTGCCAGCATTTTCCGCCGTTCAATCGACATGCTTTCCGGCATGCAGAGGATCAGGCGGTAGCCTTTCGCCGCGCAAACAAAAGCAAGTGCGATGCCCGTGTTTCCGGACGTGGGCTCAACAATAACTGTCTCAGGAGTGAGTAGACCGCGGCTCTCCAGGTCTTCAATCATAGCAACGCCGATGCGGTCTTTGACGCTGGCTAAGGGATTGAAAAACTCAAGCTTCAGAAGAATGTCTGCTTTGACGTTTCTTTCTTTGGCGAGTTTGTTCAACCGCACCAGAGGCGTGTTGCCGATTGTATCAGTGATATTGTCGTAGATGCGGCCGCGTCCTGGCTTGCTGTCTGCCTGGCTCATAGTCTTGCTCCCTGTGTGAGAAGATCACTCATCTTCCGTGAGTTGTTCTAAATCGTAAAGTCTGCGTCGCTCTTAATCTCGCCATCAGCACCGACCTCAGCCGCGTTGCGGCAAAGGTCTTCGATAGTCACGGCATCAAGCTTTTCCATCATGTCTGTTTGTATTGTATCCCATATGGGACCGATCACCTTTTCACTCAAGATAGAGGGTGTGTCGCGAGGCTCATCCGCCAGTTCCATGGCGCCCACGATCCGTACAATATCGCCCATGGAAATCCGTCGCCGTTCGCGCGCAAGGCGGTATCCGCCCTTCGGCCCCCGCACACCTTTGAGAATGTTTGCATGCACCAATTGTTGCATGACCTGTTCGAGATAGCGCTGAGGGATGCCCTGCCGCCGTGTAATGTCTTTCGATTGAACCGGGTCGGGCCGTGCATTGACAGCAACATCCAAAACCGCTTCAAGAGCCAGGAGTGTTTTTTTCGATAGTCGCACTGTTTGCTGCCCTTCCTCTTGCCGCGCTCAAGCGCCGCCCGTGCCTGTTGAGCCCATACCGGTTGAACCATGGCCACCGGCACCTCGGTCAGTTTCCGGCAGGCTGTCATGTTCCTCAAAAACACCTCGGGTCACAGGCGCGATAATCATTTGCGCAATGCGCATTCCCCGCGTGATCACCAAAGGGTTTTGTCCATGGTTGATCAGAACAACCTTCACCTCGCCGCGATAATCGCAATCGATCGTGCCCGGCGAGTTGATCACAGTCACACCGTTCTTAGCGGCGAGGCCCGAGCGTGGACGGATCTGCGCTTCATATCCATGAGGCAGCGCCATCGCGAGACCGGTCGGGATCATTTCGCGCGTGCCCGGCGCAAGGATCACCTTTTCGTCTTCCGCAATAGCTGCCTGCAGGTCAAGGCCTGCAGCGCCCTCCGTTTGATATTCTGGCAGCGGTAAGTCGCGGCCATGAGGCAAACGTTGGACGGGGACGGAAACTTCCGAAAAACTCATTTTCAATCCTTAAAAGTGATCTGCGACGCGAAGCGCCAGGCGCTGCGCAACATCTGCCTTCGACATTGAAGGCCAGTCTTCATGGGCATCGGCGGTAATGAGATGAACGCTGTTCATGTCGCCACCCATAATCCCTGTGCCAGGAGACACATCATTGGCGATGATCCAGTCACACCCTTTGCGCGTCCTTTTAGCTTGTGCGTAATCGACAACATTTTCTGTTTCGGCTGCAAAGCCGATCACGAGTCCAGGGCGCTGGCTCGCATGCTGGGAGATCGTTCTTAGAATGTCGGGATTTTCTACGAGGGCGAGCGCGGGGGGGGTGCCGCTGCCATCCTTTTTCATCTTTTGGTTGGCACTTTGATCCACACGCCAATCTGCAACGGCGGCCGTGCAGACCGCAATGTCTGTCGGCAGCGCGGCTTCGCAGGCTGCGAGCATTTCGCGTGCCGTCTCCACATGTTTCACGTGAACGCCAACGGGATCAGCTTGGGTCGTCGGCCCCGCAACTAGCGTGGTGTCGGCGCCAAGCCTGGCAAGAGCTGCAGCGATCGCATGGCCTTGTTTGCCAGATGATCGGTTTGCAATGTAGCGCACCGGATCAATCGGTTCATGAGTAGGGCCGGATGTTACCAGCGCCGATCTGCCTGAAAGAGGCCGGTCGGCAGGGTTTGCCAGCAACTCTTCAATGGCTTGGACAATCTCCATCGGCTCTGCCATGCGGCCCAGGCCAAATTCGCCGCACGCCATATCCCCATCATTGGGACCGACAAAGTGAATGCCATCACCTCGGAGTGTAGCAAGGTTGCGCTGGGTCGCCGCATGATCCCACATGCGCACATTCATTGCGGGCGCGACGAGGACAGGCTTGTCAGTTGCTAGGAGTGCGGTTGTGGCGAGATCGCTTGCAAGACCACCGGCCATCTTGGCCATAAGGTCAGCCGTGGCGGGCACCACCACTAAGAGGTCTGCGTCCCGCGAAAGTTGAATATGGCCCATCTCACTTTCCTGGGTGAGATCAAACAGAGATTGGTAGACCACGTCTTCCGTAAGGCTAGAGACGGAGAGCGGTGTCACAAACTCACCAGCGGCCTGTGTCATAATTGCCCGGACGCTTGCGCCACGTTCGCGCAACCGTCGGATCAGCTCGAGGCTCTTGTAAGCTGCAATGCCGCCGCCAATGATCAGCAAGATGCGGCGACCGTTCAGGCTCTGGCCCGGTGGGGACACAGGTGAGGACATATGTGAAACTCCTGGAAAGCACGGGGTTCGCTGGACATCAGCTTACCAATGCAATCTGTTGCTGGAGAATATAGGGTTTCACGGTGACTTTGTGTAGATCAATTTCCCGTTAGAGCGAAAGGACGCGAAATCGGGTCAAGTCACGGTAAATGAGACCAGTTTCTCCGGCAAAACCGCACTTGGCATCACACAATGGGGGTGGAAAGTTGCAAAAAAGACGTCTGGGTCAATAACAGCCTCCGGCGCTTTGACGCCTGTGCCCGCGATTTTGCCTTCAATAAAGAGTTTCAAAGCCACAGCAAGCGGCACGCTGGTGATACCCGCCATGCCATCTTTCGGCAGAGCGGTGATGGCTGCCGTGGCGATTGAGGGGCGGCCGTCGGTCCGGCCTTCTGCGAGGGCAAAGAGGGACGGAAACTTTGGACCGGAAACTTTAGACACGATCCAGGCGACAAAGGATTGAAAGGCTGAGCCGCTCTCTTTTCCTATGGAGCCGGAAATTTCTGCAGCTGCCTCGTCGATTGTGATGCGGCCCGCATCAATGCGGCGGGACAGATCTTTCAACCCGATC
The DNA window shown above is from Parvibaculaceae bacterium PLY_AMNH_Bact1 and carries:
- the cysK gene encoding cysteine synthase A (Derived by automated computational analysis using gene prediction method: Protein Homology. GO_function: GO:0004124 - cysteine synthase activity [Evidence IEA]; GO_process: GO:0006535 - cysteine biosynthetic process from serine [Evidence IEA]), producing MSQADSKPGRGRIYDNITDTIGNTPLVRLNKLAKERNVKADILLKLEFFNPLASVKDRIGVAMIEDLESRGLLTPETVIVEPTSGNTGIALAFVCAAKGYRLILCMPESMSIERRKMLALLGAELELTPADKGMKGALARAEELLNEYPNSVMPQQFDNPANPAIHQRTTAEEIWNDTDGAVDVVISGVGTGGTFTGVGATLKEKKPSFKMIAVEPEDSPVLSGGAPGAHKIQGIGAGFVPGNLDSALIDDVVTIGNETAFEMARRVAKEEGVPVGISSGAAIAAALEIGSRVDMEGKTIVVIIPSFAERYLSTALFDGL
- a CDS encoding Rrf2 family transcriptional regulator (Derived by automated computational analysis using gene prediction method: Protein Homology.) codes for the protein MRLSKKTLLALEAVLDVAVNARPDPVQSKDITRRQGIPQRYLEQVMQQLVHANILKGVRGPKGGYRLARERRRISMGDIVRIVGAMELADEPRDTPSILSEKVIGPIWDTIQTDMMEKLDAVTIEDLCRNAAEVGADGEIKSDADFTI
- the dut gene encoding dUTP diphosphatase (Derived by automated computational analysis using gene prediction method: Protein Homology. GO_function: GO:0000287 - magnesium ion binding [Evidence IEA]; GO_function: GO:0004170 - dUTP diphosphatase activity [Evidence IEA]; GO_process: GO:0006226 - dUMP biosynthetic process [Evidence IEA]; GO_process: GO:0046081 - dUTP catabolic process [Evidence IEA]), translating into MSFSEVSVPVQRLPHGRDLPLPEYQTEGAAGLDLQAAIAEDEKVILAPGTREMIPTGLAMALPHGYEAQIRPRSGLAAKNGVTVINSPGTIDCDYRGEVKVVLINHGQNPLVITRGMRIAQMIIAPVTRGVFEEHDSLPETDRGAGGHGSTGMGSTGTGGA
- the coaBC gene encoding bifunctional phosphopantothenoylcysteine decarboxylase/phosphopantothenate--cysteine ligase CoaBC (Derived by automated computational analysis using gene prediction method: Protein Homology. GO_function: GO:0004632 - phosphopantothenate--cysteine ligase activity [Evidence IEA]; GO_function: GO:0004633 - phosphopantothenoylcysteine decarboxylase activity [Evidence IEA]; GO_process: GO:0015937 - coenzyme A biosynthetic process [Evidence IEA]; GO_process: GO:0015939 - pantothenate metabolic process [Evidence IEA]) — its product is MSSPVSPPGQSLNGRRILLIIGGGIAAYKSLELIRRLRERGASVRAIMTQAAGEFVTPLSVSSLTEDVVYQSLFDLTQESEMGHIQLSRDADLLVVVPATADLMAKMAGGLASDLATTALLATDKPVLVAPAMNVRMWDHAATQRNLATLRGDGIHFVGPNDGDMACGEFGLGRMAEPMEIVQAIEELLANPADRPLSGRSALVTSGPTHEPIDPVRYIANRSSGKQGHAIAAALARLGADTTLVAGPTTQADPVGVHVKHVETAREMLAACEAALPTDIAVCTAAVADWRVDQSANQKMKKDGSGTPPALALVENPDILRTISQHASQRPGLVIGFAAETENVVDYAQAKRTRKGCDWIIANDVSPGTGIMGGDMNSVHLITADAHEDWPSMSKADVAQRLALRVADHF